The Mesorhizobium sp. M3A.F.Ca.ET.080.04.2.1 genome contains the following window.
CGACGAGACCTCCTTCGCCGACCCGGAAGGCGCCACGCCCTGGGCAACGGAAACGCTCAGGCCGACCAATTCCGAGCGCCGTGTCGAGCGCAACGAAAAGACCGGTGTGGTCACGCTCGCCATAACCGACGATTTCGGCGAGGTGCGCGACCTGGAACATGGACTGGTCCATGGCAGCATCGTCCGGGAGATCTGGACGATCCATCCCGACGATCCGCTGTCGGCGACGGGAAGCACCCATTGGACGCAAACGTTGTCGCGAAATGAATGGTGGGTGCGGACCGAGACCTTTGCCGAGATGCGCGCGAACGCGCAAAATTTCATGCTCAAGGCCAGAATCGAGGCCTATGAGGGAGAAACTTTGGTTTTCGAGCGCGACTTCGAGCAGACGATTCCCCGCGCCCTCGTCTGAGCGCTGGCAAAGTTAGTCCAATTGCGACGCGCCATTTACGCCACGGTATGTCGCATTCGGTCTTGTTACAGCTTTCCGTTGCGGTCATTATCCTCACAAGAACAAGAAACGACCGCATGGTCGAACCATCAGAGTGAGGAACCAAAACATGTCCAATGAACTCGACTATCTCAGCCGTCGCGTCGCTGCCGGCAAGCTCAGCCGCCGTGACTTTCTCGGCCGCGCCGCCGCCCTCGGCATCAGCGCGCCCTTCGCCAATTCGCTGCTTTCGAGCGCGGCTCGCGCCGCCGGTCCCGTCAAGGGCGGCACGCTGAAGGCCGGCCTCGTCGGCGGCGAGTCCACCAACAGCCTCGATCCGGCGCTGATGATGACGCAGGTGCCGTTCGCCTTCGGCAAATGCTGGGGCGAAATGATCGTCGAGCTGTCGCCCGACGGCAAGCTCGAGAACCGCATCGCCGAGGAGATCGGCTCGTCCGACGACGCCAAGGTGTGGACACTGAAGATCCGCGACGGCGTCGAATTCCACAACGGCAAGACCGTGACCGCGCAGGACGTCGCAGCGACGCTGGAGCGCCATTCCGACGAGAAGTCGAAGTCCGGCGCGCTGGGCTACATGAAGGGCATCGAGACCATCAAGGCCAACGGCAAGGAAGTCGTGCTGACGCTGAAGGAGGCCAATGCCGATCTTCCCTATTTGCTCAGCGACTATCACCTGATCGTCCAGCCGAACGGCGGCAAGGACAAGCCCGATGCGGGTATCAGCGCCGGTCCGTACAAGGTCAAGGTCAACGAGCCCGGCGTGCGCCATGTCGGCGAGCGCTTCGCCAACTACTGGCAGGGCGACAAGATGGGCCACGCCGACCAGATCGAAGTCGTCGTCATCAACGACGCGACGGCGCGCACGGCGGCCCTGCAGGGCGGCCAGGTCAACATGATCAACCGCGTCGAGCCGAAGATCGTCGACCTGATCAAGCGCGTGCCGGGCGTCACCATCCGCAACCACTCCGGTCCCGGCCACTAC
Protein-coding sequences here:
- a CDS encoding ABC transporter substrate-binding protein produces the protein MSNELDYLSRRVAAGKLSRRDFLGRAAALGISAPFANSLLSSAARAAGPVKGGTLKAGLVGGESTNSLDPALMMTQVPFAFGKCWGEMIVELSPDGKLENRIAEEIGSSDDAKVWTLKIRDGVEFHNGKTVTAQDVAATLERHSDEKSKSGALGYMKGIETIKANGKEVVLTLKEANADLPYLLSDYHLIVQPNGGKDKPDAGISAGPYKVKVNEPGVRHVGERFANYWQGDKMGHADQIEVVVINDATARTAALQGGQVNMINRVEPKIVDLIKRVPGVTIRNHSGPGHYVFIMHCNTAPFDNNDLRMALKLAIDREEMLNKVLRGYGSLGNDFPINASYPLFTEIEQRKYDPDKAKFHYKKSGHDGSILLRTSDVAFPGAVDASQLYQQSAAKAGIKLEIKREPGDGYWNEVWNKQPFCASYWGGRSTQDQMYSTAYLSSADWNDTRFKRPDFDKMVLAARAELDEAKRKAMYHDMAVMVRDEGGLILPMFNQFIDATGPKVGGWVDDPHQELSNGYALAKCWLEA